A stretch of the Aegilops tauschii subsp. strangulata cultivar AL8/78 chromosome 4, Aet v6.0, whole genome shotgun sequence genome encodes the following:
- the LOC109754788 gene encoding putative F-box protein At3g17500 yields the protein MPYVPHEVIVSLVLPRLPVASLLRLRFLCKAWRDTIDNDDDFHRRHLRLQSSAVLIALQVPSRAAPHDRSVTTATLYLLEDSQKDAATLVHDMPYYHASPAGVAHDLAHCDGLVLVPTDTKVRVLNPATGCFVTLPWSTHGVRPDGFSYGHQAFGLGHDPSSNTYKVARFFYRSKHDLGMEVFTLGGQHCWRETAARPCTPSSQGEPPSSSRAL from the coding sequence ATGCCATACGTGCCGCACGAGGTCATCGTGTCACTGGTCCTGCCCCGGCTACCCGTCGCGTCGCTGCTGCGGTTAAGGTTCCTCTGCAAGGCATGGcgtgacaccatcgacaacgacGACGACTTCCACCGTCGGCACCTCCGGCTCCAGAGCTCGGCCGTCCTCATCGCGCTACAGGTCCCCAGCCGAGCTGCACCTCACGACAGAAGTGTCACCACTGCCACGTTGTACTTGTTGGAGGACAGCCAGAAGGACGCCGCCACCCTCGTGCACGACATGCCCTACTACCACGCCTCCCCCGCGGGCGTAGCGCACGACCTTGCGCACTGCGACGGGCTGGTTCTGGTGCCGACCGACACGAAGGTGCGCGTGCTCAACCCGGCCACAGGCTGCTTTGTCACGCTTCCGTGGAGCACCCACGGCGTCAGGCCAGATGGGTTCTCTTACGGTCACCAGGCCTTTGGCCTCGGCCACGACCCTAGTTCCAACACCTACAAAGTTGCTCGCTTCTTCTACCGCTCCAAGCACGACCTCGGGATGGAGGTCTTCACTCTCGGAGGACAGCACTGCTGGCGAGAGACCGCGGCGCGACCGTGTACCCCGTCAAGCCAGGGCGAACCGCCATCTTCTTCAAGGGCTCTCTGA